A DNA window from Pogona vitticeps strain Pit_001003342236 chromosome 2, PviZW2.1, whole genome shotgun sequence contains the following coding sequences:
- the LGALS3BP gene encoding galectin-3-binding protein: protein MKQNRNLSVSPLFLLEEQLQNLIPTITLSRSSSGPMMHLVASIFHGCLHRATFCLLMLCILLSCTAPSQALYNGAVRLANGNSLNEGRVEVYFDGQWGTVCDDNWDITDASVVCRSLGFEKAEEAKTSAAYGEGSGPILLDDVSCVGTEMHLGQCSSPGWLNHNCGHGEDAGVVCYNNPDFNPGKFLLDHSGSFSEDLSKLYDSQQDCDLNIIVLVAENNTEYKRLCAHRLILRASSEASFLLQKGNDSWILQVEEECLPNVNNFLRYFYTRQLNITVDSVKCFHKLASVYHVPRLRAYCTQVFPALIPLDPSFRVQLELYDYSLASGDAQLQDVILQYLAWNFDALTHTEAWKALTPDKMEGLLSCTELVTESEWSLLRALDHWAQNQTNVTMEGFVENIHFPMLFPEQLFEFQFSLNLYMDYKNIFQRKIMEAFEFHTVPFKSLEQYKLHELRGVPYTPRFYTGLSWSWHLDNILLTQQSTSSDYSTATPSLSFRTMKHPSFLFKDQNVSWSVQKGPTDGFSSSDSFPLFHLEQRDSSDDTIQYENKVLVLCKGFYVTNVLDFINGTAVVPDAAPAASFPCPSSHSSFIVVIRPSYKLNA, encoded by the exons atgaaacagaacagaaacttaagtgtttcccctcttttccttctaGAGGAGCAGCTGCAGAATCTAATTCCTACCATCACTCTGTCCAGAAGCTCTTCAGGGCCAATGATGCATCTTGTTGCCAGCATCTTCCACG GTTGCCTGCACAGGGCTACATTCTGCCTATTAATGCTGTGTATTCTACTGTCATGTACAGCTCCCTCTCAAG CTTTATATAACGGAGCAGTGCGTCTGGCCAACGGGAACTCCCTCAATGAAGGCCGTGTGGAAGTCTACTTTGATGGCCAGTGGGGGACAGTATGTGATGACAACTGGGACATCACTGACGCTTCCGTCGTCTGCCGCTCCCTGGGATTTGAAAAGGCAGAAGAAGCAAAGACAAGCGCAGCATACGGTGAAG GTTCAGGACCGATTCTTCTAGATGATGTCAGTTGTGTTGGGACAGAGATGCATCTTGGGCAATGTAGTTCTCCAGGCTGGTTGAACCATAATTGTGGACATGGAGAGGATGCAGGAGTGGTGTGCTACAACA ATCCTGACTTTAATCCTGGAAAGTTTCTTCTGGATCACTCAGGAAGTTTCTCTGAAGACCTTAGTAAATTATATGACAGCCAGCAGGACTGTGACCTCAACATTATTGTGCTGGTGGCAGAAAACAACACAGAATACAAGAGATTGTGTGCACATCGACTGATTCTCCGTGCCAGCAGCGAGGCTAGCTTTCTGCTCCAAAAGGGTAATGATTCGTGGATATTGCAGGTGGAAGAGGAGTGCTTGCCAAATGTGAACAACTTTCTCAG GTATTTCTACACAAGGCAGCTGAACATCACAGTGGATTCAGTAAAGTGCTTCCACAAGCTGGCTTCAGTTTACCATGTGCCCCGTTTGCGAGCTTACTGCACTCAGGTCTTCCCTGCCCTCATTCCACTGGACCCCTCCTTTCGTGTTCAGCTGGAACTTTATGATTACAGCCTAGCCAGTGGAGATGCCCAGTTGCAAGATGTCATCCTACAGTACCTAGCCTGGAATTTTGATGCCTTGACCCATACTGAAGCCTGGAAGGCCCTGaccccagacaagatggagggtCTCCTATCCTGTACAGAACTTGTGACTGAGAGTGAATGGTCACTTTTGAGAGCTCTGGACCACTGGGCTCAGAATCAAACTAATGTAACCATGGAAGGCTTTGTAGAAAATATCCATTTCCCCATGCTCTTCCCAGAGCAGCTGTTTGAATTTCAGTTCAGTCTGAATCTTTATATGGATTATAAGAATATCTTCCAGAGAAAGATTATGGAGGCTTTTGAGTTCCACACAGTGCCGTTCAAATCCCTAGAGCAGTACAAGCTCCATGAACTCAGAGGGGTTCCATACACCCCTCGCTTTTACACTGGATTATCTTGGAGCTGGCACCTGGACAACATCTTGTTGACGCAGCAATCTACGTCCAGCGACTATTCCACTGCCACCCCCTCCCTATCGTTTAGAACGATGAAGCACCCCAGCTTCCTCTTCAAGGACCAGAATGTATCGTGGTCCGTACAAAAGGGACCCACTGATGGTTTCAGCTCCTCGGACAGTTTCCCTCTTTTCCATCTCGAACAGAGAGATTCCTCAGATGACACCATCCAGTATGAAAACAAAGTGCTCGTCCTCTGCAAGGGATTTTATGTCACAAATGTTCTTGACTTCATAAATGGCACAGCTGTGGTCCCCGATGCTGCCCCTGCTGCCTCCTTCCCTTGCCCAAGCAGCCATTCTAGCTTTATTGTAGTCATACGTCCTAGTTACAAGCTGAATGCCTAA